A part of Schistosoma mansoni strain Puerto Rico chromosome W, complete genome genomic DNA contains:
- a CDS encoding protein kinase, which translates to MTDNSCCKSLTSVNNELMRKILEDKFTLATTSFSNVYLGVWEGKNVVVKFLHEKHKPLAQKELSLISQFEHENIIHLIGAGPSLPSDCSFLILEYANCHSLQNVLYDFPGVHYNLVNTLNWILQISRASDYLHHSCSPPVIHADIKPSNILGFDRLRLVKLGDFGSSRTNLSDEPSVFGTLCYMAPELWTVRSGEKLPYSEKSDVYSLTVTFWEFLAREPPNKILKRRDVADKFWSSITQRPPTLAGCPELLSIIIESGWAVNPMVRPTMFQLSKCLTPIIEQIFPIDSIIQGIDIPDDCLNFLKKL; encoded by the exons ATGACCGACAATTCCTGTTGTAAATCACTTACTAGTGTAAATAACGAACTTATGAGAAAAATTCTTGAAGATAAG TTTACTTTGGCAACCACTTCATTTTCCAATGTTTATCTTGGAGTTTGGGAGGGAAAGAACGTCGTAGTTAAATTCCTTCATGAGAAGCACAAGCCTCTAGCCCAAAAGGAATTATCACTTATTTCTCAATTTGAACATGAAAATATCATACACTTGATTGGTGCTGGACCTTCACTTCCATCGGATTGTTCTTTCTTGATCCTTGAGTATGCCAATTGTCATTCATTACAAAACG TTTTGTATGACTTCCCTGGAGTTCATTATAACCTGGTCAATACTTTGAATTGGATATTGCAAATCAGTCGCGCTTCAGACTATTTACATCATTCATGTTCCCCCCCGGTTATACATGCAGATATAAAACCGTCCAATATTTTAGGTTTTGATAGATTGCGTTTAGTTAAATTAGGTGATTTTGGATCATCTAGAACTAATTTATCTGACGAACCTTCCGTATTTGGAACTCTGTGTTATATGGCCCCAGAACTATGGACAGTTCGAAGTG GTGAAAAATTACCGTACTCAGAAAAATCTGATGTCTACAGTTTAACAGTTACATTTTGGGAATTTCTAGCTCGTGAACCTCCAAATAAAATCCTGAAAAGACGTGATGTAGCAGACAAGTTTTGGTCTTCTATTACTCAGCGACCACCTACATTAGCTGGGTGTCCTGAACTACTAAGCATCATTATTGAGAG TGGTTGGGCTGTAAATCCCATGGTGCGACCTACAATGTTCCAACTGAGCAAATGTTTGACTCCTATAATCGAACAAATATTTCCAATAGATAGCATTATCCAGGGTATTGATATCCCTGATGACTGTTTAAACTTTTTAAAGAAATTGTAG